A window of the Canis lupus baileyi chromosome 1, mCanLup2.hap1, whole genome shotgun sequence genome harbors these coding sequences:
- the C1H19orf12 gene encoding protein C19orf12 homolog gives MLPSRLAKMPLVVEDVMRLLCSIAEERKMQAAVKHSGKGALVTGAVAFLGGLVGGPPGLAVGGAVGGLLGAWMTSGQFQPIPQILMQLPPSEQQKLFNEVTAIVRHLEWTDVVQLTMLVMGSEALKQQLVAMLVNYITKELRAEVQYGD, from the exons ATGCTTCCTTCGAGGCTCGCCAAGATGCCCCTCGTGGTGGAAGACGTCATGAGGCTGCTCTGCTCCATCGCTGAGGAGAGGAAAATGCAGGCAGCCGTCAAGCACTCTGGGAAGGGCGCCCTGGTCACTGGGGCTGTGGCCTTCCTCGGTGGTCTGGTCGGAGGCCCACCCGGACTAGCTGTTG GGGGGGCCGTTGGGGGCCTGTTGGGCGCGTGGATGACAAGCGGACAGTTTCAGCCGATTCCTCAGATCCTGATGCAGCTGCCGCCCTCTGAGCAGCAGAAGCTCTTTAATGAAGTGACCGCCATCGTCAGGCACCTGGAGTGGACGGACGTCGTGCAGCTGACCATGCTGGTCATGGGCAGTGAGGCCCTGAAGCAGCAGCTGGTGGCCATGCTGGTGAACTACATCACCAAGGAGCTGCGGGCCGAAGTCCAGTACGGGGACTAG
- the PLEKHF1 gene encoding pleckstrin homology domain-containing family F member 1, protein MVDYLANTEINSQRIAAVESCFGASGQPLALPGRVLLGEGVLTKECRKKAKPRIFFLFNDILVYGSIVLSKRKYRGQHIIPLEEVTLEPLPETLQAKNRWMIKTAKKSFVVSAASTTERQEWISHIEECVRRQLLATGRPPSTEHAAPWIPDKATDICMRCTQTRFSALTRRHHCRKCGFVVCAECSRERFLLPRLSPKPLRVCSLCYRELAARKREEEEEGGGPGGGGAPGQPRAYLGGAECGASSGDDEDSDEDKEGGGDGDWPSRVEFYASGVSWSAFHG, encoded by the coding sequence ATGGTGGATTACCTGGCCAACACGGAGATCAACAGCCAGCGCATCGCCGCGGTGGAGAGCTGCTTCGGGGCGTCGGGGCAGCCGCTGGCGCTGCCGGGCCGCGTGCTGCTGGGCGAGGGCGTGCTCACCAAGGAGTGCCGCAAGAAGGCCAAGCCGcgcatcttcttcctcttcaacGACATCCTGGTGTACGGCAGCATCGTGCTCAGCAAGCGCAAGTACCGCGGCCAGCACATCATCCCGCTGGAGGAGGTGACGCTCGAGCCGCTGCCCGAGACCCTGCAGGCCAAGAACCGCTGGATGATCAAGACGGCCAAGAAGTCGTTCGTGGTGTCGGCCGCCTCCACCACGGAGCGCCAGGAGTGGATCAGCCACATCGAGGAGTGCGTGCGGCGGCAGCTGCTGGCCACGGGCCGCCCGCCCAGCACGGAGCACGCGGCGCCCTGGATCCCCGACAAGGCCACGGACATCTGCATGCGCTGCACGCAGACGCGCTTCTCCGCCCTCACGCGGCGCCACCACTGCCGCAAGTGCGGCTTCGTGGTCTGCGCCGAGTGCTCCCGGGAGCGCTTCCTGCTGCCGCGCCTGTCGCCCAAGCCCCTGCGGGTGTGCAGCCTCTGCTACCGCGAGCTGGCGGCGCGGAAgcgcgaggaggaggaggaggggggcgggccgggcggcgggggcgccccggggcagCCGCGGGCCTACCTGGGGGGGGCCGAGTGCGGGGCCTCCAGTGGGGACGACGAGGACTCCGACGAGGACAAGGAGGGCGGAGGGGACGGCGACTGGCCCAGCCGCGTGGAGTTCTACGCCTCGGGTGTGTCCTGGTCAGCCTTTCATGGCTGA